One genomic window of Arvicola amphibius chromosome 4, mArvAmp1.2, whole genome shotgun sequence includes the following:
- the Canx gene encoding calnexin, translating into MEGKWLLCLLLVLGTGAVRAHDGHDDDMIDIEDDLDDVIEEVEDSKSKSDKTTPPSPKVTYKAPVPTGEVYFADSFDRGSLSGWILSKAKKDDTDDEIAKYDGKWEVDEMKDTKLPGDKGLILMSRAKHHAISAKLNKPFLFDTKPLIVQYEVNFQNGIECGGAYVKLLSKTSELNLDQFHDKTPYTIMFGPDKCGEDYKLHFIFRHKNPKTGVYEEKHAKRPDADLKTYFTDKKTHLYTLILNPDNSFEILVDQSVVNSGNLLNDMTPAVNPSREIEDPGDRKPEDWDERPKIPDPDAVKPDDWDEDAPAKIPDEEATKPEGWLEDEPDYISDPDAEKPEDWDEDMDGEWEAPQIANPKCESAPGCGVWQRPMIDNPNYKGKWKPPMIENPNYQGVWKPRKIPNPDFFEDLEPFKMTPFSAIGLELWSMTSDIFFDNFIISGDRRVVDDWANDGWGLKKAADGAAEPGVVGQMLEAAEERPWLWVVYILTVALPVFLVILFCCSGKKQSSAVEYKKTDAPQPDVKEEEGKEEEKNKGDEEEEEEKLEEKQKSDAEEDGGSGSQDEEDRKPTAEEDEILNRSPRNRKPRRE; encoded by the exons GTCACCTACAAAGCTCCAGTTCCAACAGGGGAGGTTTATTTTGCCGACTCCTTTGACAGAGGGTCTCTGTCAGG GTGGATTTTATCTAAAGCCAAAAAAGATGACACTGATGATGAAATTGCCAAATACGATG GAAAGTGGGAGGTAGATGAAATGAAGGACACAAAGCTTCCAGGTGATAAAGGACTTATACTGATGTCTCGGGCCAAGCATCATGCCATCTCTGCTAAACTGAACAAGCCCTTCCTATTTGATACGAAGCCTCTCATTGTTCA GTATGAGGTTAATTTTCAGAATGGAATAGAGTGTGGTGGAGCCTATGTGAAGCTGCTTTCCAAGACCTCAGAACTCAACTTG GATCAATTCCACGACAAGACTCCCTATACTATTATGTTTGGTCCAGATAAATGTGGAGAGGACTACAAACTGCACTTCATCTTTCGCCACAAAAACCCCAAGACAGGTGTATATGAAGAAAAGCACGCTAAGAGGCCAGATGCAGATTTAAAGACCTATTTCACTGACAAGAAAACGCATCTTTACACATTAA TCTTGAACCCAGACAATAGTTTTGAAATATTAGTTGACCAGTCTGTTGTGAACAGTGGAAATCTGCTAAATGACATGACTCCTGCTGTAAACCCTTCACGTGAAATTGAGGACCCAGGAGACCGGAAGCCTGAGGATTGGGATGAAAGGCCCAAAATACCAGATCCAGATGCTGTCAAGCCAGATGACTG gGATGAAGATGCCCCTGCTAAAATTCCAGATGAAGAGGCCACAAAGCCTGAAGGCTGGCTAGAAGATGAGCCTGACTATATCTCAGACCCTGATGCAGAAAAACCAGAGGATTG GGATGAGGATATGGATGGAGAATGGGAGGCTCCTCAGATTGCCAACCCTAAATGTGAGTCAGCTCCTGGGTGTGGTGTCTGGCAGCGACCTATGATTGACAACCCCAATTATAAGGGTAAATGGAAACCTCCCATGATTGAGAATCCTAACTACCAG GGAGTCTGGAAACCAAGGAAAATACCAAATCCAGATTTCTTTGAAGACCTGGAACCTTTTAAGATGACTCCTTTCAGTGCTATTGGCTTGGAGCTCTGGTCCATGACTTCCGACATTTTTTTTGACAACTTTATTATTAGTGGTGACCGCAGAGTAGTTGACGATTGGGCCAATGATGGGTGGGGCCTGAAGAAAGCTGCTGATGGGGCTGCTGAG cCAGGTGTAGTGGGGCAGATGCTGGAGGCAGCTGAAGAGCGTCCATGGCTCTGGGTAGTCTACATTCTGACTGTAGCTTTGCCAGTGTTCCTTGTGATCCTCTTCTGCTGTTCTGGAAAG AAACAGTCCAGTGCTGTGGAGTACAAGAAGACGGATGCTCCCCAGCCAGAcgtgaaggaggaggaagggaaggaagaagagaagaacaagggggatgaagaggaagaagaagagaaacttG aagagaaacagaaaagtgatGCTGAAGAAGATGGTGGCAGTGGCAGTCAAGATGAGGAAGATAGAAAACCTACAGCAGAG GAGGATGAAATTTTGAACAGATCACCAAGAAACAGAAAGCCACGAAGAGAGTGA